In Pedobacter heparinus DSM 2366, the following are encoded in one genomic region:
- a CDS encoding cytochrome C oxidase subunit IV family protein: protein MSELHNEHAHNEHAHGEHAGLDKKKIWQVFGILLAITVIEFIIALWAIPGGHMPQHIGNYVYIALTLLKAFYIVAYFMHLKYEKVGLQVSLTVVFIFIFYFIVLMLIEGGYLHLHMPLV from the coding sequence ATGTCAGAATTACATAACGAACACGCACATAACGAACATGCACACGGGGAGCATGCAGGTTTAGACAAAAAGAAAATTTGGCAGGTATTTGGAATTCTGCTGGCCATTACTGTAATTGAGTTTATCATTGCCTTATGGGCAATTCCAGGCGGACATATGCCTCAGCATATCGGTAATTATGTTTATATCGCTTTAACTTTATTAAAGGCCTTTTATATAGTTGCTTATTTTATGCACCTTAAATACGAGAAGGTTGGGCTTCAGGTTTCACTGACTGTCGTTTTTATTTTTATCTTTTACTTTATTGTATTGATGCTAATTGAAGGCGGATACTTACACCTGCATATGCCCTTGGTTTAA
- a CDS encoding cytochrome c oxidase subunit II — MSLRKFISNKTIAALAVIMTAFANTSAFAQAAAAETAKKPVDMGPVYKSAIFYAMAFLLLCLFIAIIGKALKVYELTRAAQDKPKGINWNAVNGVLFALFLIVGLYGVYWEYTVHGNMILPDAASEHGEKIDQMFNITLILTTIVFIATHILLFGFAYIYKHSGKRKAYYYPHNNTLERVWTIIPALVLTVLVLMGFLTWRSIFYKIEDPNNKPISIEITSSQFAWAIRYPGADGIVGLKNYKLINSINALGIDFKDKNNLDDQSADEMVIPVNKPVRLILTSKDVIHSFYMPHFRVQLNTVPGMTSYFEFTPTITTEEMKAKTNDPTFKYLFLCNKICGDGHYKMQKEVKVVSMAEYEAWVKKQPAYLTDDLRKEFNLPVAAPVTAPADTAAKDTSAVKTNQLALKN, encoded by the coding sequence ATGAGTTTAAGAAAATTTATAAGTAACAAAACAATAGCGGCACTGGCAGTAATCATGACTGCATTTGCAAATACCAGCGCATTTGCCCAGGCTGCAGCTGCTGAGACCGCTAAGAAGCCCGTAGATATGGGACCGGTTTATAAATCGGCAATATTTTATGCCATGGCCTTCCTGCTGCTATGTTTATTCATAGCTATTATCGGAAAGGCATTAAAGGTATATGAGTTGACCAGAGCGGCTCAGGATAAACCTAAAGGCATCAACTGGAATGCAGTTAACGGAGTACTTTTTGCATTGTTCCTGATTGTAGGTTTATATGGTGTATATTGGGAATATACGGTTCATGGCAATATGATCCTCCCTGATGCAGCATCAGAACATGGTGAGAAGATTGATCAGATGTTTAACATTACGCTGATCCTTACCACCATCGTTTTTATCGCTACACATATTCTTTTATTTGGTTTTGCTTATATCTACAAACACAGTGGTAAAAGAAAAGCTTACTATTATCCACACAACAATACTTTAGAACGTGTATGGACAATTATTCCTGCACTGGTATTAACAGTACTGGTATTGATGGGCTTCCTTACCTGGAGATCAATCTTTTATAAGATTGAAGATCCGAACAACAAGCCCATCAGTATTGAGATTACTTCTTCACAGTTTGCATGGGCGATCCGTTATCCGGGAGCAGATGGAATTGTTGGTTTAAAGAACTACAAGCTGATCAATTCTATCAATGCATTGGGTATTGACTTTAAAGATAAGAACAACCTTGATGATCAGTCGGCCGATGAAATGGTAATTCCTGTGAATAAACCAGTTCGTTTAATCCTGACGAGTAAGGACGTGATCCACAGTTTTTACATGCCGCATTTCAGGGTTCAGTTGAACACTGTTCCGGGTATGACCTCATATTTTGAGTTTACGCCAACCATTACTACAGAAGAAATGAAGGCTAAGACCAATGACCCGACTTTCAAATATTTGTTCTTATGTAACAAGATTTGTGGTGATGGTCACTATAAAATGCAAAAGGAAGTTAAGGTGGTTTCTATGGCTGAATATGAGGCATGGGTGAAAAAACAACCTGCTTATTTAACTGACGATTTGAGGAAAGAATTTAACCTGCCCGTAGCAGCACCTGTTACTGCACCGGCAGATACAGCAGCAAAGGATACATCTGCAGTTAAAACCAATCAATTAGCTTTAAAAAATTAA
- a CDS encoding cytochrome c oxidase subunit 3 gives MVHTLKEQDLKMGTEFNAKPKKFVLWLFVVSSTIMFGGWTSYYIVFSASKGKGHGLVLPDVFIYSTAVLVASSICLFLASRALKVGNTGSQKLFLWATMALGCVFAYLQFDAWSVLFHTGAAMVNNNAAISMIYIVSGFHLLHIFAGLCIVLNALIGAYKEMSLEQRKYRMEIASIFWHFIDILWIYLYVFLLLNS, from the coding sequence ATGGTACATACACTGAAAGAGCAAGATTTAAAGATGGGAACGGAATTTAATGCAAAGCCAAAAAAATTCGTTCTTTGGTTATTTGTTGTCTCGTCGACCATTATGTTTGGTGGATGGACGAGTTATTATATCGTGTTCTCTGCCTCGAAGGGCAAAGGGCATGGATTGGTATTGCCCGATGTTTTTATATACAGTACTGCGGTATTGGTGGCCAGCAGCATCTGTCTTTTTTTAGCCTCTAGGGCCTTAAAAGTAGGGAATACGGGTAGTCAGAAGTTATTTTTATGGGCAACAATGGCTTTAGGCTGTGTGTTTGCCTATCTGCAGTTTGATGCCTGGAGCGTCTTGTTCCATACCGGTGCAGCCATGGTGAACAACAATGCGGCCATTTCTATGATCTATATTGTGTCTGGCTTTCACCTGTTGCACATTTTTGCGGGTTTATGTATTGTATTGAATGCCCTGATCGGGGCTTATAAAGAGATGTCTTTAGAGCAGCGCAAGTACCGGATGGAAATCGCTTCTATATTTTGGCATTTTATAGATATATTATGGATATATCTGTATGTTTTTTTACTTTTGAACAGTTAG
- a CDS encoding DUF420 domain-containing protein, with product MTANNNSVEQKYNKWIILLSIVIPVAVAVLFYVKIPNASPLPFLPPIYATINGITAVLLVMAVMAVKKGKRKLHENLMKLAIGCSLLFLVMYIAYHMTTPSTKFGGEGTIKYVYYFVLLTHILLSIVIIPLVLITYVRALAERFDKHKKIAKITFPLWLYVAVTGVVVYLMISPYYNF from the coding sequence ATGACAGCAAATAACAATTCAGTTGAACAGAAATATAATAAATGGATCATTTTGTTATCTATTGTTATCCCGGTAGCCGTAGCGGTATTGTTCTATGTTAAAATCCCCAATGCAAGCCCTTTGCCCTTTTTGCCCCCAATTTATGCGACCATAAATGGCATTACCGCGGTATTGCTGGTGATGGCCGTAATGGCGGTTAAGAAGGGAAAACGGAAACTGCATGAGAACTTAATGAAGCTTGCCATTGGCTGTTCGTTATTGTTCCTGGTCATGTATATCGCTTATCACATGACCACCCCATCTACAAAGTTTGGCGGAGAAGGTACCATCAAATATGTTTATTATTTTGTTCTACTGACACACATACTTTTATCTATTGTCATCATACCCCTGGTGCTGATCACTTATGTAAGGGCTTTGGCCGAACGTTTTGATAAGCATAAAAAAATTGCAAAGATCACTTTTCCACTCTGGTTGTATGTTGCAGTTACTGGTGTTGTAGTATACCTGATGATCTCTCCTTATTATAATTTTTAG
- the cyoE gene encoding heme o synthase produces MKHFFSDFSKLIKFRLTFLVVFSASITFLIGQKAQIYRGELDGINWMNWLILVAGGFLVTGAANCFNEIIEKDLDKLMTRTKDRPMPAGRMTTGQGLVLGLIMGMLGTWLLGKLNLETGILSVFSILLYAFAYTPLKRKSPVAVFVGAIPGALPPLLGYLASFGNATHFVPMDYTIAGILFLVQFVWQFPHFWAIAWVLDDDYSKAGFRLLPTTKRDKTSAFITFLSTLILIPVSLLPTFYGFGGYYIGGVSLMASLVFAWLGFKLWVKLDLASARKVMFCSFFYLPLVQLVLLFDFLAK; encoded by the coding sequence TTGAAACATTTTTTTTCAGATTTCTCTAAACTCATCAAATTCAGGCTCACCTTTCTGGTGGTGTTCTCTGCATCAATTACTTTTTTAATTGGTCAGAAGGCGCAGATCTATAGGGGGGAACTGGATGGGATTAACTGGATGAACTGGCTGATATTGGTTGCAGGAGGGTTTTTAGTGACGGGGGCAGCGAACTGTTTTAATGAGATCATAGAAAAGGATCTGGATAAATTGATGACCCGGACTAAAGACAGGCCTATGCCTGCAGGTCGTATGACTACCGGACAAGGCCTGGTACTGGGTTTAATTATGGGTATGCTGGGCACCTGGCTTTTGGGTAAACTTAATCTGGAGACAGGGATCTTGTCTGTATTCTCTATCCTGTTATATGCTTTTGCTTACACGCCTTTAAAGCGTAAATCGCCGGTAGCTGTATTTGTTGGCGCTATACCAGGCGCATTGCCGCCTTTACTTGGCTATCTGGCCTCATTTGGCAATGCCACACATTTTGTACCGATGGACTATACGATAGCAGGCATTTTGTTTCTGGTGCAGTTTGTATGGCAATTCCCACATTTCTGGGCAATTGCATGGGTGCTTGATGACGACTATAGCAAGGCCGGTTTCCGGCTTTTGCCAACTACCAAAAGGGATAAGACAAGTGCTTTTATTACTTTTTTAAGTACGTTGATATTGATTCCGGTAAGTTTGCTGCCAACGTTTTATGGCTTTGGTGGCTATTATATCGGAGGGGTTTCATTGATGGCAAGCCTTGTTTTTGCATGGCTTGGTTTTAAATTGTGGGTAAAACTGGATCTGGCGAGTGCAAGGAAGGTGATGTTTTGTTCCTTTTTTTACCTGCCCCTGGTACAGTTGGTTTTATTATTTGATTTTTTAGCTAAATAG
- a CDS encoding c-type cytochrome: protein MLAMNKNKVVLASFCILAGAVMFTACKDKRSTGLEYARNMYDPIALNPDQPVSTTNDYLKSFKGQTAQTPPANTTPVGFDRYDDYPNTKEGYEAAGANLVNPLPATAANLESGKHYFKVFCSPCHGEQGDGQGHLVKIEKFNGVPSYHGDAASSRGGLMKDLTAGKIYHTIEYGLNNMGSHASQLSPEERWKVVMYVQQLQKIQ, encoded by the coding sequence ATGTTAGCTATGAATAAGAATAAAGTAGTTTTAGCCTCATTTTGTATTCTTGCAGGTGCTGTTATGTTCACAGCATGTAAGGATAAAAGAAGTACAGGTTTAGAATACGCCAGAAACATGTATGATCCGATTGCGCTTAATCCGGACCAGCCAGTTTCTACTACGAATGACTATTTAAAAAGTTTTAAAGGTCAGACTGCCCAGACGCCACCGGCAAATACTACTCCGGTAGGGTTTGATCGGTATGATGACTACCCGAATACCAAGGAAGGTTATGAAGCGGCCGGAGCCAATCTGGTTAATCCTCTTCCTGCGACAGCAGCAAATCTGGAATCAGGTAAACACTATTTCAAAGTATTTTGTTCTCCATGTCATGGTGAGCAGGGCGATGGACAAGGTCACCTGGTTAAAATTGAAAAGTTCAATGGTGTTCCTTCTTATCATGGTGATGCAGCTTCTTCACGTGGCGGTCTGATGAAAGATTTAACAGCAGGAAAAATTTATCATACAATTGAGTATGGTTTAAATAATATGGGATCACATGCCTCTCAGCTATCTCCTGAAGAAAGGTGGAAAGTAGTGATGTATGTTCAACAATTACAAAAAATACAATAG
- a CDS encoding cytochrome c oxidase subunit I: protein MSTISLHDTHNHDNHDDHGHHKETFLTKYVFSQDHKMIAKQFLITGIIMAVIAMGLSILFRLQLAWPDKDFPILETFLGKWAEGGRIKPDFYLALVTIHGTIMVFFVLTAGLSGTFSNLLIPLQIGARDMASPFLNMLSYWFFFMACVIMMSSFFIQTGPASAGWTVYPPLSALPTAISGSGLGMTLWLISMVLFVASSLMGGINYVSTILNMRTKGMDLWKMPLTIWAFFLTAVLGILSFPVLVAGVVLLIFDRSFGTSFYLSDIVMGTQILPNEGGSPILWQHLFWFLGHPEVYIVIMPAMGLSSEIMSVNARKPIFGYHAMIYSLIGITILSFIVWGHHMFVTGMNPLLGGVFMITTLIIAVPSAVKTFNWLATLWRGNIRFTPAMLFAIGMVSFFISGGLTGIFLGNASLDINLHDTYFVVAHFHLVMGSAAIFGMLAGVYHYFPKMFGRMMSKKLGYLHFWITFACAYLVFFPLHFLGLDGVPRRYYAFTEFEFMHKWVTVNILVTWSAIIAALAQVAFLFNFFYSIFKGKVATQNPWGANTLEWTTPVERLHGNWPGEIPTVYRWPYDYSKPGAEEDFIPQTVPFSQTMNSNMPHDFEGNSESERIQREWEAKNTPEDAPKLD from the coding sequence ATGTCAACTATATCATTACACGATACACATAACCACGATAACCATGATGATCATGGGCATCACAAAGAGACCTTCTTAACGAAGTATGTCTTTAGTCAGGATCATAAAATGATTGCCAAGCAGTTCCTGATAACGGGTATTATTATGGCTGTTATTGCGATGGGCCTTTCGATTCTGTTCCGTTTGCAACTGGCCTGGCCTGATAAAGACTTCCCTATTCTGGAGACTTTCTTAGGAAAATGGGCTGAGGGTGGACGTATTAAACCCGACTTTTATCTTGCATTGGTTACCATACATGGTACCATTATGGTATTCTTTGTACTGACAGCAGGATTAAGTGGTACTTTCAGTAATTTATTAATTCCGCTTCAGATTGGTGCAAGGGATATGGCCTCGCCCTTCCTGAACATGCTTTCTTACTGGTTCTTCTTCATGGCCTGTGTGATCATGATGAGTTCATTCTTTATACAAACCGGACCAGCGAGTGCCGGATGGACAGTTTATCCGCCATTATCTGCCTTGCCAACTGCGATTAGCGGCTCAGGTTTAGGGATGACACTCTGGTTGATCAGTATGGTGCTTTTTGTGGCTTCATCTTTAATGGGTGGTATCAATTATGTAAGTACGATATTGAACATGCGTACCAAGGGGATGGACCTTTGGAAAATGCCTCTGACGATCTGGGCATTCTTCCTGACAGCTGTGCTGGGTATTTTATCTTTCCCTGTATTGGTTGCGGGTGTGGTTTTATTGATCTTCGACAGGAGTTTCGGTACCAGTTTCTACCTTTCTGATATCGTTATGGGTACGCAGATCCTTCCCAATGAAGGGGGATCACCAATTTTATGGCAGCATTTGTTCTGGTTCCTGGGGCACCCTGAGGTATACATCGTAATTATGCCGGCCATGGGATTGTCTTCAGAGATCATGTCTGTAAATGCAAGAAAACCAATTTTTGGTTACCATGCGATGATCTATTCCCTGATCGGTATTACCATCTTATCATTTATCGTATGGGGACACCATATGTTTGTAACGGGAATGAATCCGCTGCTTGGTGGTGTATTTATGATCACTACACTGATCATTGCAGTGCCGTCGGCAGTGAAGACCTTTAACTGGCTGGCCACCTTATGGAGGGGTAACATCAGGTTTACACCTGCCATGTTGTTTGCCATTGGTATGGTTTCTTTCTTTATTTCAGGTGGTTTAACAGGTATTTTCCTGGGTAATGCTTCCCTGGATATCAACCTTCACGATACTTATTTTGTTGTGGCCCACTTCCACCTGGTAATGGGATCAGCAGCTATCTTTGGTATGCTTGCGGGTGTGTATCATTATTTCCCTAAGATGTTTGGAAGGATGATGAGCAAAAAATTAGGTTATCTGCATTTCTGGATTACTTTTGCCTGTGCTTACCTGGTATTCTTCCCATTGCACTTTTTAGGATTGGATGGGGTTCCGCGTCGTTATTATGCATTTACTGAGTTTGAATTTATGCACAAATGGGTTACAGTGAACATTTTGGTGACCTGGTCGGCCATTATCGCTGCACTGGCTCAGGTAGCTTTCTTATTTAACTTCTTCTATTCTATCTTTAAAGGTAAAGTAGCTACCCAGAATCCTTGGGGAGCAAATACTTTAGAGTGGACTACCCCGGTGGAGCGTCTGCATGGTAACTGGCCAGGAGAGATCCCAACAGTTTACCGCTGGCCTTACGATTATAGCAAGCCAGGAGCGGAGGAAGACTTTATTCCTCAAACTGTTCCTTTCTCGCAAACAATGAACTCAAATATGCCGCATGATTTTGAAGGCAACAGCGAGTCGGAACGCATACAAAGGGAATGGGAAGCAAAGAACACTCCTGAAGATGCGCCAAAATTAGATTAA
- a CDS encoding COX15/CtaA family protein produces the protein MVPKSETRFIRLNLITIVVTLLLILAGGIVRSTGSGMGCPDWPKCFDQYVPPTSASQLPHDYKEKYVAERVAKNERFAKTLDKMGKGHLADSIRHDESILMPETFNAAKTWTEYINRLMGATTGLLLLGLVVYSFTYRSRARRIIVLSLLNLVVVGFQAWLGSIVVSTNLMPWIVTVHMLLALVILGILVYTYNYARELDRQAIMIMGKLVWLKALIFGAIVLSVVQIVLGTEVREAIDAIAKQLMYNNRASWVAKVGDVFSYHRDLAMLVLILNIIVYKIVKDKFSGKATALRVGGAVGIVLIIQIVTGLLLSNFALPPYAQAMHILFSTLLFSLQYYLYLLVYRTNTYNQQD, from the coding sequence ATGGTTCCTAAATCTGAAACGAGATTTATCAGGCTAAACCTTATCACAATAGTTGTAACCTTACTGCTTATTTTAGCTGGTGGTATAGTACGCAGCACTGGCTCTGGTATGGGCTGTCCCGACTGGCCGAAATGTTTTGACCAGTATGTCCCACCCACTTCTGCATCACAGCTTCCGCACGATTATAAAGAGAAATATGTAGCAGAGCGCGTTGCTAAAAATGAACGCTTTGCGAAGACGCTGGATAAGATGGGAAAAGGACACCTGGCCGACAGCATCAGACATGATGAATCTATTCTGATGCCGGAAACGTTTAATGCGGCGAAAACCTGGACAGAGTATATTAACAGGTTGATGGGTGCAACAACAGGTTTGCTGTTATTGGGGCTTGTAGTGTATTCATTTACTTACAGGAGCAGGGCCAGAAGGATCATTGTGCTCAGTCTGCTGAATCTGGTAGTTGTTGGTTTTCAGGCCTGGCTGGGTTCTATTGTAGTATCTACCAATCTGATGCCATGGATTGTAACTGTACATATGCTGCTTGCCCTGGTTATTTTAGGGATATTGGTTTATACCTATAATTATGCACGGGAGCTGGACAGGCAGGCCATCATGATTATGGGCAAGCTGGTTTGGCTTAAAGCGCTGATTTTTGGGGCCATAGTGTTAAGTGTGGTCCAGATTGTATTGGGTACAGAGGTTAGGGAAGCCATAGATGCAATAGCCAAACAGCTGATGTATAACAACAGGGCCAGCTGGGTTGCTAAAGTGGGGGATGTATTTTCTTACCACCGTGACCTGGCTATGCTGGTACTGATCTTGAATATTATTGTTTATAAAATAGTAAAAGATAAGTTTAGCGGTAAGGCTACGGCATTGCGGGTTGGTGGGGCTGTTGGGATAGTTTTGATCATTCAGATTGTAACCGGACTATTATTGTCTAACTTTGCGCTGCCGCCTTACGCACAGGCGATGCATATTTTATTTTCGACACTTTTATTTAGCTTACAATATTATTTGTATTTGTTGGTTTACAGAACAAATACCTATAACCAACAGGATTAA
- a CDS encoding SCO family protein: protein MEKGKNRYKPLPFFGPKEVASTFHSVRGKQVPDTVYHQVGDFKLLNQNADTITVKQYDGKIVVLNLFYTQGDTYSVNVANKAMKAFETTYHKNKVVNFVGLSIDPKNDTPEVLNKYATVLAAKPGKWDLLTGDSTTIYNLINKGLFIDAHKEVVNGLPKFVYSNMFVLLDYQHRIRGYYEASSQEALAKLDDEIKVLITEELRNNEDGR from the coding sequence GTGGAAAAGGGTAAGAACCGTTATAAGCCACTGCCTTTTTTTGGGCCTAAAGAAGTGGCTTCAACATTCCACTCTGTACGGGGGAAACAGGTGCCGGATACCGTTTATCACCAGGTGGGTGATTTTAAACTGCTGAACCAAAATGCGGACACCATAACGGTAAAGCAATACGATGGCAAAATAGTTGTGCTAAACCTTTTTTACACCCAAGGCGATACCTATAGTGTTAATGTAGCAAACAAAGCCATGAAAGCTTTTGAAACAACTTACCATAAAAATAAAGTTGTGAATTTTGTAGGCTTAAGCATTGATCCGAAAAACGATACGCCTGAGGTTCTGAACAAATACGCTACTGTACTTGCTGCAAAACCCGGAAAATGGGATTTACTTACCGGAGACAGCACAACCATATATAACCTGATCAACAAGGGCTTATTTATAGATGCCCATAAGGAAGTTGTAAACGGCCTGCCGAAATTTGTATACAGCAATATGTTTGTTTTGCTGGATTATCAGCACCGGATCAGGGGGTATTATGAAGCCAGCAGCCAGGAAGCCCTGGCCAAACTGGATGATGAGATCAAGGTATTGATTACCGAAGAATTAAGAAACAATGAGGACGGAAGATAG
- a CDS encoding RNA polymerase sigma factor, translating into MAARGVIYDLAGEQQLLQQIAMGNETAFKLIFETYRSRVFTFVVNFIHSTADAEEIVQDTFLSLWQNRDSLVKVEHPRNYIYTVVRNKTLRYLSNVARDEKMLKVVWANMQVEVNPTEEALLMRESRALIDKALSTLPAQKQQVFRMCREEGMSHEDIALEMGLSKSRIKNIMVEVLRYIKIFLNQNSAIPAIILAFYLFFIK; encoded by the coding sequence ATGGCTGCCCGCGGTGTAATTTATGATTTAGCAGGCGAGCAACAATTGTTGCAACAGATTGCCATGGGTAACGAAACTGCTTTTAAACTGATTTTTGAAACTTACCGGTCCCGCGTCTTTACATTTGTAGTCAATTTTATCCATTCTACAGCAGATGCGGAAGAGATTGTTCAGGATACCTTTCTTAGCCTCTGGCAAAATAGAGACAGCCTGGTAAAAGTAGAGCATCCCAGAAATTACATTTATACGGTAGTTCGCAATAAAACTTTACGTTACCTGAGTAACGTTGCCCGCGACGAAAAAATGTTAAAAGTTGTTTGGGCAAATATGCAGGTAGAGGTTAACCCTACCGAAGAGGCCCTGTTAATGAGAGAAAGCAGGGCGCTGATAGACAAGGCGCTTTCTACACTGCCTGCGCAAAAACAACAAGTATTCAGGATGTGCCGGGAAGAGGGGATGAGCCACGAGGACATTGCGCTTGAAATGGGCCTGTCCAAAAGCAGGATAAAAAATATCATGGTAGAAGTATTGCGGTATATAAAAATATTTCTCAATCAAAATTCAGCGATTCCAGCCATCATTCTGGCCTTTTATCTTTTTTTTATAAAATAA
- a CDS encoding cytochrome c oxidase subunit 3: MSSLSQLDQVKTTPWSGGRSPWSVEYGKIMMWFFLVSDAFTFSSLLIYYGAQRFSKFTWPDPDLVFQSIPGITDSGAPLVFVGLMTFILIMSSVTMVLAVEAGHRRSKKEVIWWMVATIIGGLMFLGCQAAEWTHLFHEGFGWGKIPPMETLHHLFTGEVSTVSALQFSNLFFTITGFHGFHVFSGVIINIIILCMTINGSFEKRGHYLMVEKVGLYWHFVDLVWVFVFTFFYLV, from the coding sequence ATGAGTTCATTATCACAATTAGATCAGGTAAAAACCACTCCATGGAGCGGAGGCCGCTCGCCGTGGTCTGTAGAGTACGGCAAAATAATGATGTGGTTTTTTCTGGTTTCTGATGCATTCACATTTTCGTCATTACTGATCTATTACGGAGCGCAGCGCTTTAGTAAGTTTACCTGGCCAGATCCGGATCTGGTTTTTCAATCCATTCCGGGTATAACCGACAGTGGTGCACCACTTGTATTCGTGGGTCTGATGACTTTCATCCTGATCATGAGCTCTGTAACAATGGTACTGGCAGTTGAGGCCGGGCACAGACGTTCTAAAAAAGAAGTGATCTGGTGGATGGTGGCAACCATTATAGGTGGTTTAATGTTCCTTGGCTGTCAGGCTGCTGAATGGACGCATTTATTCCACGAAGGTTTTGGATGGGGTAAAATTCCTCCTATGGAGACTTTGCACCACCTGTTTACCGGTGAAGTATCTACGGTATCTGCACTGCAGTTCTCAAACCTGTTTTTCACAATAACCGGATTTCACGGATTTCACGTATTTAGTGGGGTGATCATTAACATCATCATTTTATGTATGACCATTAATGGTTCATTTGAAAAACGCGGTCACTACCTGATGGTTGAAAAAGTTGGTTTATACTGGCACTTTGTAGACCTTGTTTGGGTATTTGTGTTCACCTTCTTCTATTTAGTTTAA
- a CDS encoding DUF3341 domain-containing protein encodes MNNIKYILGSFGDPDEMMHGIEKLQENNIKIHDVYTPMPIHGIEAKLGVKRSRLDIAAFFFGITGTCTMLTFVYFAAAYDWPINIGGKPHFALPDFIPITFELTILFCAFGLVGSYYASTHLFPGRAPRVMDLRATDDRFIIAIDAKENTEHSKIDDLLKQAGALEVKHNERKYVSYE; translated from the coding sequence ATGAATAATATCAAATATATTTTAGGCAGTTTTGGTGATCCTGATGAAATGATGCATGGCATCGAAAAGCTGCAGGAAAACAACATTAAGATACATGATGTTTATACACCAATGCCTATACACGGCATAGAAGCTAAATTAGGGGTTAAACGTTCAAGGCTAGATATTGCTGCATTCTTTTTTGGAATAACAGGAACCTGTACCATGCTTACGTTTGTATATTTTGCAGCTGCTTACGACTGGCCGATCAATATTGGTGGTAAGCCACATTTTGCCCTGCCGGATTTTATTCCGATTACATTTGAGCTAACCATATTATTTTGTGCTTTTGGTTTGGTAGGCTCTTACTACGCATCGACACATTTATTTCCTGGAAGAGCACCGAGGGTGATGGATTTAAGGGCAACTGATGACAGGTTCATCATTGCGATTGATGCAAAAGAAAATACCGAGCACAGTAAGATAGATGATTTATTAAAGCAAGCGGGTGCTTTGGAAGTAAAGCATAATGAAAGGAAGTATGTTAGCTATGAATAA